A genomic window from Cydia strobilella chromosome 26, ilCydStro3.1, whole genome shotgun sequence includes:
- the LOC134753267 gene encoding regulator of G-protein signaling 7: MVTMNSSEKAQKACQQGPSRDNSKCVKEDKEKDKDKKDIVPKIPPSVQALMSTIPSPEESPNYLIYKKMEAIIEKMQDENTGVPVRTVKTFMTKIPSVFTGTDLVNWLMRHLTLEERDALHLAHLLAAHGYLFPIDDHNLTVRNDNTYYRFQTPYFWPSNQWEPENTDYAVYLCKRTMQNKARLELADYEAESLARLQKMFSRKWEFIFMQAEAQSKVDKKRDKLERKVLDSQERAFWDVHRPMPGCVNTTELDPKKLSRINVLKAKRMRQCQELIQQHNLKNNPIVTITNPEESEEEIQKKADKAVKENGETSEPEITVCIPEANKISTPSIERQVEAARRNLAMLRARMERRNVRVSKVAEIFIAYCEQYSEYDMFLTPPEYPNPWIHDTTELWEQEKQCKDPLPLRRVRRWAFGLRELLSDPAGQEHFAKFLSKEFSGENLKFWLAVQDLKAQPIRRVAARAKEIWKEFLAADAPSPVNIDAASRELTRVKVESGTADRYCFDQAQAHVYHLMKSDSYSRYLRSEMYKDYLNGSKKKTSVKGIRSIVSFTARKETTN, translated from the exons AGACAACTCAAAATGCGTGAAAGAAGACAAGGAAAAGGATAAGGACAAAAAGGACATTGTGCCGAAGATACCTCCGAGTGTGCAGGCGCTCATGTCCACCATTCCCTCTCCAGAGGAATCTCCAAATTACCTCATCTACAAGAAG ATGGAGGCAATCATTGAGAAGATGCAAGATGAGAATACAGGCGTCCCCGTGAGAACTGTCAAGACATTCATGACCAAGATACCGTCT GTATTCACCGGCACGGACCTAGTCAACTGGCTGATGAGGCACCTCACTCTTGAAGAGAGGGACGCCTTACACCTCGCTCACTTGCTCGCGGCCCACGGCTACCTGTTCCCCATAGATGACCACAACCTTACTGTGCGGAATGACAACACTTACTACAG ATTCCAAACACCATATTTCTGGCCCTCTAACCAGTGGGAACCGGAAAACACTGATTATG CGGTGTACCTGTGCAAGCGGACAATGCAGAACAAAGCTCGGCTGGAGCTAGCTGACTACGAGGCTGAATCACTGGCCCGGCTTCAGAAGATGTTCAGCCGGAAGTGGGAGTTCATCTTTATGCAGGCCGAGGCCCAAAGCAAG GTGGACAAGAAACGGGATAAGCTCGAGAGGAAAGTTCTAGACAGCCAGGAGAGAGCCTTCTGGGATGTTCATCGCCCAATG CCCGGTTGTGTGAACACGACGGAGCTGGACCCCAAAAAGCTGTCCCGCATCAACGTGCTGAAGGCTAAACGGATGCGACAGTGCCAGGAGCTCATACAGCAGCATAACCTCAAG aacAATCCTATAGTGACCATCACCAACCCCGAGGAAAGCGAGGAAGAGATACAGAAGAAAGCTGATAAAGCCGTTAAAGAAAACG gtgaAACCTCTGAACCTGAGATAACTGTGTGCATTCCCGAGGCTAACAAG ATATCTACGCCCAGTATAGAGCGGCAGGTGGAGGCGGCTCGACGGAACCTCGCGATGTTGCGAGCTCGCATGGAACGGCGCAACGTTCGCGTCAGCAAAGTGGCAGAAAT CTTTATAGCATACTGCGAGCAATACTCCGAGTACGACATGTTCCTCACCCCCCCGGAGTACCCCAACCCGTGGATTCACGACACCACCGAGCTCTGGGAACAAGAGAAGCAATG CAAGGACCCGCTGCCGctgcggcgcgtgcggcgctggGCCTTCGGGCTGCGGGAGCTGCTCAGCGACCCCGCCGGACAGGAACACTTCGCCAAGTTCCTGTCCAAGGAGTTCAGCGGGGAGAACCTCAA GTTCTGGCTAGCGGTGCAAGATCTGAAGGCGCAACCTATTCGGCGCGTCGCCGCCAGAGCCAAGGAGATCTGGAAGGAGTTCCTGGCGGCTGACGCGCCTTCACCCGTCAACATTGATGCCGCTAGCAG GGAGCTGACTCGAGTGAAGGTGGAATCCGGCACGGCAGATAGATACTGTTTCGACCAGGCGCAG GCTCACGTGTACCACCTGATGAAGTCTGACAGCTACTCGCGTTACCTCCGCTCAGAGATGTACAAGGACTATCTCAACGGTTCTAAGAAAAAG ACATCAGTCAAAGGAATCCGCTCCATCGTCTCATTCACGGCACGCAAGGAGACCACCAACTAA
- the LOC134753057 gene encoding neurofilament medium polypeptide-like yields MKLVLGLALLALFDVYLTAASPEPNRIPHGLHVVREFLGGRRKEEHRHVEHKEVEKEQDFQEREVKEVKHKRKTFKEQEIESESDSSSSSKKSFSENDSSSLERDQSESFSEKKEFSESEREDQKRFGEHRRGPGPNSHGPRRPSLLSPISINPLPGLNLPNVDVSIPGVVDVDLFGKPQRPVPPQRPQHPSEPQWTQWTAGPEQPVKPQRPVEPETPVKPQRPVEPEPPVRPQLPVEPEPPVKPQRTSS; encoded by the exons ATGAAGCTAGTATTGGGGCTCGCGCTTTTAGCGCTTTTTgac GTCTACCTAACGGCAGCGTCACCAGAGCCTAATC gcaTTCCACACGGACTTCATGTCGTTCGGGAATTCCTTG GCGGCCGCCGCAAGGAGGAGCACCGCCACGTCGAACACAAGGAAGTCGAGAAGGAACAAGACTTCCAAGAGAGAGAAGTAAAAGAAGTGAAACACAAACGGAAAACTTTCAAGGAACAGGAGATTGAGTCAGAGTCTGACAGCTCCAGCAGTTCCAAGAAATCCTTCTCGGAGAATGACAGCTCTAGCTTGGAGAGAGACCAGAGTGAGAGCTTCTCGGAGAAGAAAGAGTTCAGCGAGAGTGAGAGAGAGGACCAGAAAAGATTTGGAGAGCACAGGAGAG GTCCAGGACCCAACTCACATGGTCCAAGGCGTCCATCCCTACTGTCGCCAATCAGCATCAACCCACTCCCAGGCCTGAACCTTCCGAACGTGGACGTGTCCATCCCAGGAGTCGTGGACGTCGACCTGTTCGGCAAGCCACAGCGGCCGGTTCCACCACAGCGACCCCAACATCCGAGCGAACCGCAATGGACTCAGTGGACAGCGGGACCAGAACAGCCAGTAAAACCCCAAAGGCCGGTGGAACCAGAAACGCCAGTGAAACCCCAAAGACCGGTGGAACCAGAACCGCCAGTTAGACCACAATTGCCGGTGGAACCAGAACCTCCAGTAAAACCCCAAAG AACCTCCAGTTAA